The following is a genomic window from Streptomyces sp. BHT-5-2.
CGTGGTGGGCGCGGGCCCCGTCGGGCTGATGCTCGCCGGCGAGCTGCGGCTCGGCGGGGCCGGTGTCACCGTGCTGGAACAGCTGGCCGCGCCGACCACGGAGTCCCGGGCGTCCACCCTCCACGCCCGCACCATGGAGATACTCGAACAGCGGGGACTCGTCGAGGAGTTGGGCGATCCGCCGAACGGCGGTCCCGGTCACTTCGGAGGCATCCCGCTGGACCTCACGCTGCCCGGCCCCTACCCGGGGCAGTGGAAGGTGCCCCAGGCCCGGACCGAGGAGCTCCTCGCCGGATGGGCCACGGGACTGGGCGCCGAGCTGCGCCGTGGACACCGGGTGGTGGGCATCACCGACCATGGTGACCACGTCGAGGTGGAGGTGGAGGCGGCGGTGCCGCCACCGGCGGGCGGCGGTGGCCCGACGTCGCGCCGCCTCCGCGCGCAGTACGTCGTCGGGTGCGACGGCGAGGAGAGCACCGTCCGGCGGCTGGCCGGCTTCCCGTTCCCCGGGGAGGACGCGACCAAGGAGCTGCTGCGGGCCGACATCGCCGGAATCGACGTTCCCAACCGCCGTTTCGAACGGCACCCCCGCGGCCTGGCCATCGCCTCCCGCGGCCCCACGGGCATCACCCGGGTCATGGCCCACGGCTACGGCACCCCCGCCCGGCCCCGCACCGAGGCTCCTTCCTTCGAGGAGGTGGCCCGCCTGTGGGCGGACATCACCGGCGAGGACATCTCCGGCGGCACACCGGTGTGGCTGAACGCCTTCGGCAACGCGCGCCGGCAGGTCTCCCAGTACCGCCTGGGCCGCGTCCTGCTGGCCGGGGACGCCGCCCACCGGCAGATGCCCGTGGGCGGCCAGGCGCTCAACCTGGGCCTCCAGGACGCCGTCAACCTCGGCTGGAAGCTCGCCGCGCACCTGCGCGGCACCGGACTGCTCGACAGCTACCACGCCGAGCGCCACCCCGTGGGGCGGCGGGTACTGGGCAACATCGCCGCCCAGGCGCTGCTGCTCCTGGGCGGCCAGGACGTCGAGGAGCTGCGGTCGGTCTTCCGCCAGCTGATCGGGCTGCCGGAAGCGCGCGCCCACCTGGCGGGCATGATCAGCGGACTGGACGTCCGCTACGACATGGCGGGTGGCGGCGAAGGCGAACACCCGCTGCTGGGCGCCCGGTTGCCCGCGTACCGGCTGCGCACGGCGGCCGGACCGGCCGGCACCCTCGGGTTGCTGCGGTCCGGCCGGGGCGTCCTGCTGGATCTCGGCAAAGACCCCGCGCTCGCCGCGGCCGCGCGGCGGTGGGCGGACGGCCGTGTGACCCACGTCCGGGCCGAGGCCGAACCCGGCTGCCAGGGCCCGGAGTTCGGCGCGGCACTGGTCCGCCCGGACGGCCACCTCGCCTGGATCGACGGCACACCGGCCGACCTGGACGCGGCCCTGCGCCGCTGGTTCGGCGCGCCGGACCCGGGCACCGGCACGCCGGCACCACGACACCGGGCCTGAACCGGCCCGCCCTTCGGGCGGCCGGCCGGGACTTCCCCCCCCCAGGCCCCACCACACCACATCCCTACAGGAGGACACCGTGACCAAGCTCGCGGGCAAGACGGCACTCGTGACCGGTTCGAGCCGGGGCATCGGGCGGGCGACCGCCGAGCGCCTGGCGCGCGAGGGCGCGCTCGTCGCCGTGCATTACGCCTCCCGGGCCGAGGCCGCCCAGGAGACCGTCGCCGCCATCGAGGCGGCCGGTGGCAAGGCGTTCGCCGTCCAGGCCGAACTGGGCGTCGCGGGCGATGTCGACACGCTGTTCGGGGCCCTGGAGAGCGGCCTGAAGGAACGTACCGGCGGCACCGCCCTGGACATCCTGGTCAACAACGCCGCGATCATGGGCGGGGTCGCCCCCGAAGAGGTCACCCCCGAACTCTTCGACCGGCTGGTCGCCGTCAACGCCAAGGCGCCGTTCTTCGTCCTGCAGCGTGCCCTCACCCTCATGCCCGACGGCGGCCGCGTCATCAACATCTCCTCCGGGCTCACCCGCTTCGCCAACCCGCAGGAAGTGGCGTACTCGATGACCAAGGGGGCCGTCGAACAGCTCGCGCTGCACTTCGCCAAGCACCTCGGCCCGCGCGGCATCACCGTCAACAGCGTCGCCCCGGGCATCACCAACAACGGCAGCCCGGTGTTCGACATCCCGGAGGCCGTGGAGCAGATGGCCCAGATGTCCACCTTCGGCCGGGTGGCCGAGCCCAGGGACGTCGGCGACGTGGTGGCCTTCCTCGCCTCGGACGACGCCCGCTGGATCACCGGTGCCTTCATCGACGCCAGCGGTGGCACGTTGCTGGGCTGACGTCCGCCCCGCGGCGCCCGACCGTGCGCCGCGCCCCCGACCGGCCGGTCGCGATGATCCCCCGCATCGCGGCCGGCCCCGTCCCGACCGAACCCCTGGCGGTGCATCTCCATGGCGCAGGCTTCGGCCTCCTCCTCACCCTCGGCCCCGGCGACCCACGCGGGGCAGGGCCCCGTCCGCTGGCGGCCGGGCCAGTGGCTGCTGCTGAGCGTCCTCGCGGGCAACATGCTCATCGACGCGCTCGAAGTCTCGGTCGTCCTCGTCACCCTGCCGACGATCGGCCACGCCTTCCACCTCTCAACGTGGGCCACACAGTGGGTGATGGGCGGTTTCGCGCTCGGCTTCGGCGCGGCGCTGATCCCCG
Proteins encoded in this region:
- a CDS encoding FAD-dependent monooxygenase; this translates as MTAPGIDTQVVVVGAGPVGLMLAGELRLGGAGVTVLEQLAAPTTESRASTLHARTMEILEQRGLVEELGDPPNGGPGHFGGIPLDLTLPGPYPGQWKVPQARTEELLAGWATGLGAELRRGHRVVGITDHGDHVEVEVEAAVPPPAGGGGPTSRRLRAQYVVGCDGEESTVRRLAGFPFPGEDATKELLRADIAGIDVPNRRFERHPRGLAIASRGPTGITRVMAHGYGTPARPRTEAPSFEEVARLWADITGEDISGGTPVWLNAFGNARRQVSQYRLGRVLLAGDAAHRQMPVGGQALNLGLQDAVNLGWKLAAHLRGTGLLDSYHAERHPVGRRVLGNIAAQALLLLGGQDVEELRSVFRQLIGLPEARAHLAGMISGLDVRYDMAGGGEGEHPLLGARLPAYRLRTAAGPAGTLGLLRSGRGVLLDLGKDPALAAAARRWADGRVTHVRAEAEPGCQGPEFGAALVRPDGHLAWIDGTPADLDAALRRWFGAPDPGTGTPAPRHRA
- a CDS encoding SDR family oxidoreductase, which codes for MTKLAGKTALVTGSSRGIGRATAERLAREGALVAVHYASRAEAAQETVAAIEAAGGKAFAVQAELGVAGDVDTLFGALESGLKERTGGTALDILVNNAAIMGGVAPEEVTPELFDRLVAVNAKAPFFVLQRALTLMPDGGRVINISSGLTRFANPQEVAYSMTKGAVEQLALHFAKHLGPRGITVNSVAPGITNNGSPVFDIPEAVEQMAQMSTFGRVAEPRDVGDVVAFLASDDARWITGAFIDASGGTLLG